One genomic region from Lathamus discolor isolate bLatDis1 chromosome 21, bLatDis1.hap1, whole genome shotgun sequence encodes:
- the GATAD2A gene encoding transcriptional repressor p66-alpha isoform X1, whose translation MTEEACRTRSQKRALEREVPHNDVDSKKLKMDKGLLGTEINAEGDMKIKADPGAGKVQGLLKGGEVKATIKVEVQTGDEPVDMSTSKSELKREKRVPSPDVIVLSDNEPSSPRMNGLTKIALKETNTEALMKSSPEERERMIKQLKEELRLEEAKLVLLKKLRQSQIQKETTIQKPAGSSGSAVATPPPLVRGPQSVAAGKPSLQTSSTRMPGTVIPPPLVRGGQQTSSKLGTQQNTQIVMPPLVRGAQQIHNIRQHSSTGPPPLLLAPRASVPSVQIQGQRIIQQGLIRVANVPNTSLLVNIPQASPTSIKGTSVTSAQANVTPSSAASMGNAGESPASRQAAAKLALRKQLEKTLLEIPPPKPPAPEMNFLPSAANNEFIYLVGLEEVVQNLLETQGKVSVAVSSREPYMCAQCKTDFTCRWREEKNGIIMCETCMTSNQKKALKAEHTNRLKAAFVKALQQEQEIEQRILQQTSAPVQTKSDPIVQHHSLKQTSSQMSRGPGAPRGVLHAFSQSPKLQNASSAAALGSRPGKHAERPVSKGSAAAWKKTPINTGGALPFVNPSLAVHKSSSAVDRQREYLLDMIPPRSIPQSATWK comes from the exons AAGGCGACATGAAAATCAAAGCAGATCCTGGAGCTGGCAAAGTGCAAGGGCTATTAAAAGGTGGAGAGGTGAAAGCAACCATTAAGGTGGAGGTGCAGACGGGAGATGAGCCTGTGGACATGAGTACCTCAAAAAG TGAACTAAAGAGAGAGAAGCGAGTCCCCTCCCCGGATGTGATAGTGTTATCTGATAATGAACCTTCCAGCCCTAGGATGAATGGGTTAACCAAAATAGCATTAAAAGAGACCAACACAGAGGCGCTCATG aaaagcagcccAGAGGAGCGGGAGAGGATGATTAAACAGCTAAAAGAAGAGTTACGGTTAGAAGAAGCAAAACTTGTGCTATTGAAAAAGCTACGGCAAAGTCAAATCCAGAAGGAGACCACTATCCAGAAG cctGCTGGTTCCTCTGGGAGTGCTGTGGCCACCCCTCCGCCCTTGGTGCGGGGACCGCAGAGTGTTGCTGCTGGCAAGCCATCCCTCCAG ACCTCTTCTACACGGATGCCAGGCACTGTTATTCCTCCTCCCTTGGTCCGTGGAGGGCAGCAGACTTCTTCCAAGTTAGGAACTCAGCAGAACACGCAGATAGTGATGCCACCTCTTGTCAGAGGAGCACAG CAAATCCACAACATCCGACAGCACTCCAGCACGGGGCCACCTCCGCTGCTGCTGGCGCCACGCGCGTCGGTCCCCAGTGTCCAGATTCAGGGGCAGAGGATCATCCAGCAGGGACTGATCCGCGTGGCCAACGTCCCCAACACCAGCCTGCTGGTCAACATCCCGCAG GCTTCACCAACTTCAATCAAAGGTACATCCGTGACATCCGCTCAGGCCAATGTTACTCCAAGCAGTGCCGCTTCCATGGGGAATGCTGGTGAGTCCCCGGCCAGCCGGCAGGCCGCCGCCAAGCTCGCCTTGCGGAAGCAGCTGGAGAAGACGCTCTTGGAGATCCCTCCTCCCAAACCTCCTGCACCCGAGATGAATTTCCTGCCCAGTGCAGCCAATAACGAATTCATTTACTTAGTGGGCTTGGAAGAAGTTGTGCAGAATCTGCTGGAAACTCAAG GTAAAGTTTCGGTGGCTGTATCGTCTCGTGAGCCCTACATGTGTGCTCAGTGTAAGACTGACTTCACCTGCCgctggagggaggagaagaacGGCATCATTATGTGTGAAACCTGCATGACATCCAACCAGAAAAAGGCCTTGAAAGCTGAGCACACGAACCGACTGAAAGCTGCCTTTGtaaaagcactgcagcaggagcaggagatcGAGCAGCGGATACTGCAGCAGACCTCAGCTCCTGTACAGACCAAGTCAGACCCTATAGTGCAGCACCACTCACTCAAGCAG ACTTCTAGCCAGATGTCTCGAGGTCCTGGAGCTCCCCGGGGAGTGTTGCATGCATTTAGCCAGTCACCCAAGTTGCAGAATGCATCGTCTGCAGCAGCACTTGGGAGTAGGCCAGGTAAGCATGCTGAGAGACCTGTCAGCAAGGGCAGCGCTGCCGCCTGGAAGAAGACTCCCATCAATACAG GTGGGGCTTTACCTTTCGTTAACCCTAGTTTAGCTGTGCACAAGTCCTCCTCAGCAGTAGACCGCCAGCGTGAATATCTCCTGGATATGATTCCCCCACGGTCCATCCCACAGTCCGCCACGTGGAAATAA
- the GATAD2A gene encoding transcriptional repressor p66-alpha isoform X2 codes for MTEEACRTRSQKRALEREVPHNDVDSKKLKMDKGLLGTEINAEGDMKIKADPGAGKVQGLLKGGEVKATIKVEVQTGDEPVDMSTSKSELKREKRVPSPDVIVLSDNEPSSPRMNGLTKIALKETNTEALMKSSPEERERMIKQLKEELRLEEAKLVLLKKLRQSQIQKETTIQKPAGSSGSAVATPPPLVRGPQSVAAGKPSLQTSSTRMPGTVIPPPLVRGGQQTSSKLGTQQNTQIVMPPLVRGAQQIHNIRQHSSTGPPPLLLAPRASVPSVQIQGQRIIQQGLIRVANVPNTSLLVNIPQASPTSIKGTSVTSAQANVTPSSAASMGNAGESPASRQAAAKLALRKQLEKTLLEIPPPKPPAPEMNFLPSAANNEFIYLVGLEEVVQNLLETQGKVSVAVSSREPYMCAQCKTDFTCRWREEKNGIIMCETCMTSNQKKALKAEHTNRLKAAFVKALQQEQEIEQRILQQTSAPVQTKSDPIVQHHSLKQTSSQMSRGPGAPRGVLHAFSQSPKLQNASSAAALGSRPGGALPFVNPSLAVHKSSSAVDRQREYLLDMIPPRSIPQSATWK; via the exons AAGGCGACATGAAAATCAAAGCAGATCCTGGAGCTGGCAAAGTGCAAGGGCTATTAAAAGGTGGAGAGGTGAAAGCAACCATTAAGGTGGAGGTGCAGACGGGAGATGAGCCTGTGGACATGAGTACCTCAAAAAG TGAACTAAAGAGAGAGAAGCGAGTCCCCTCCCCGGATGTGATAGTGTTATCTGATAATGAACCTTCCAGCCCTAGGATGAATGGGTTAACCAAAATAGCATTAAAAGAGACCAACACAGAGGCGCTCATG aaaagcagcccAGAGGAGCGGGAGAGGATGATTAAACAGCTAAAAGAAGAGTTACGGTTAGAAGAAGCAAAACTTGTGCTATTGAAAAAGCTACGGCAAAGTCAAATCCAGAAGGAGACCACTATCCAGAAG cctGCTGGTTCCTCTGGGAGTGCTGTGGCCACCCCTCCGCCCTTGGTGCGGGGACCGCAGAGTGTTGCTGCTGGCAAGCCATCCCTCCAG ACCTCTTCTACACGGATGCCAGGCACTGTTATTCCTCCTCCCTTGGTCCGTGGAGGGCAGCAGACTTCTTCCAAGTTAGGAACTCAGCAGAACACGCAGATAGTGATGCCACCTCTTGTCAGAGGAGCACAG CAAATCCACAACATCCGACAGCACTCCAGCACGGGGCCACCTCCGCTGCTGCTGGCGCCACGCGCGTCGGTCCCCAGTGTCCAGATTCAGGGGCAGAGGATCATCCAGCAGGGACTGATCCGCGTGGCCAACGTCCCCAACACCAGCCTGCTGGTCAACATCCCGCAG GCTTCACCAACTTCAATCAAAGGTACATCCGTGACATCCGCTCAGGCCAATGTTACTCCAAGCAGTGCCGCTTCCATGGGGAATGCTGGTGAGTCCCCGGCCAGCCGGCAGGCCGCCGCCAAGCTCGCCTTGCGGAAGCAGCTGGAGAAGACGCTCTTGGAGATCCCTCCTCCCAAACCTCCTGCACCCGAGATGAATTTCCTGCCCAGTGCAGCCAATAACGAATTCATTTACTTAGTGGGCTTGGAAGAAGTTGTGCAGAATCTGCTGGAAACTCAAG GTAAAGTTTCGGTGGCTGTATCGTCTCGTGAGCCCTACATGTGTGCTCAGTGTAAGACTGACTTCACCTGCCgctggagggaggagaagaacGGCATCATTATGTGTGAAACCTGCATGACATCCAACCAGAAAAAGGCCTTGAAAGCTGAGCACACGAACCGACTGAAAGCTGCCTTTGtaaaagcactgcagcaggagcaggagatcGAGCAGCGGATACTGCAGCAGACCTCAGCTCCTGTACAGACCAAGTCAGACCCTATAGTGCAGCACCACTCACTCAAGCAG ACTTCTAGCCAGATGTCTCGAGGTCCTGGAGCTCCCCGGGGAGTGTTGCATGCATTTAGCCAGTCACCCAAGTTGCAGAATGCATCGTCTGCAGCAGCACTTGGGAGTAGGCCAG GTGGGGCTTTACCTTTCGTTAACCCTAGTTTAGCTGTGCACAAGTCCTCCTCAGCAGTAGACCGCCAGCGTGAATATCTCCTGGATATGATTCCCCCACGGTCCATCCCACAGTCCGCCACGTGGAAATAA
- the GATAD2A gene encoding transcriptional repressor p66-alpha isoform X3 — protein MTEEACRTRSQKRALEREVPHNDVDSKKLKMDKGLLGTEINAEGDMKIKADPGAGKVQGLLKGGEVKATIKVEVQTGDEPVDMSTSKSELKREKRVPSPDVIVLSDNEPSSPRMNGLTKIALKETNTEALMKSSPEERERMIKQLKEELRLEEAKLVLLKKLRQSQIQKETTIQKTSSTRMPGTVIPPPLVRGGQQTSSKLGTQQNTQIVMPPLVRGAQQIHNIRQHSSTGPPPLLLAPRASVPSVQIQGQRIIQQGLIRVANVPNTSLLVNIPQASPTSIKGTSVTSAQANVTPSSAASMGNAGESPASRQAAAKLALRKQLEKTLLEIPPPKPPAPEMNFLPSAANNEFIYLVGLEEVVQNLLETQGKVSVAVSSREPYMCAQCKTDFTCRWREEKNGIIMCETCMTSNQKKALKAEHTNRLKAAFVKALQQEQEIEQRILQQTSAPVQTKSDPIVQHHSLKQTSSQMSRGPGAPRGVLHAFSQSPKLQNASSAAALGSRPGKHAERPVSKGSAAAWKKTPINTGGALPFVNPSLAVHKSSSAVDRQREYLLDMIPPRSIPQSATWK, from the exons AAGGCGACATGAAAATCAAAGCAGATCCTGGAGCTGGCAAAGTGCAAGGGCTATTAAAAGGTGGAGAGGTGAAAGCAACCATTAAGGTGGAGGTGCAGACGGGAGATGAGCCTGTGGACATGAGTACCTCAAAAAG TGAACTAAAGAGAGAGAAGCGAGTCCCCTCCCCGGATGTGATAGTGTTATCTGATAATGAACCTTCCAGCCCTAGGATGAATGGGTTAACCAAAATAGCATTAAAAGAGACCAACACAGAGGCGCTCATG aaaagcagcccAGAGGAGCGGGAGAGGATGATTAAACAGCTAAAAGAAGAGTTACGGTTAGAAGAAGCAAAACTTGTGCTATTGAAAAAGCTACGGCAAAGTCAAATCCAGAAGGAGACCACTATCCAGAAG ACCTCTTCTACACGGATGCCAGGCACTGTTATTCCTCCTCCCTTGGTCCGTGGAGGGCAGCAGACTTCTTCCAAGTTAGGAACTCAGCAGAACACGCAGATAGTGATGCCACCTCTTGTCAGAGGAGCACAG CAAATCCACAACATCCGACAGCACTCCAGCACGGGGCCACCTCCGCTGCTGCTGGCGCCACGCGCGTCGGTCCCCAGTGTCCAGATTCAGGGGCAGAGGATCATCCAGCAGGGACTGATCCGCGTGGCCAACGTCCCCAACACCAGCCTGCTGGTCAACATCCCGCAG GCTTCACCAACTTCAATCAAAGGTACATCCGTGACATCCGCTCAGGCCAATGTTACTCCAAGCAGTGCCGCTTCCATGGGGAATGCTGGTGAGTCCCCGGCCAGCCGGCAGGCCGCCGCCAAGCTCGCCTTGCGGAAGCAGCTGGAGAAGACGCTCTTGGAGATCCCTCCTCCCAAACCTCCTGCACCCGAGATGAATTTCCTGCCCAGTGCAGCCAATAACGAATTCATTTACTTAGTGGGCTTGGAAGAAGTTGTGCAGAATCTGCTGGAAACTCAAG GTAAAGTTTCGGTGGCTGTATCGTCTCGTGAGCCCTACATGTGTGCTCAGTGTAAGACTGACTTCACCTGCCgctggagggaggagaagaacGGCATCATTATGTGTGAAACCTGCATGACATCCAACCAGAAAAAGGCCTTGAAAGCTGAGCACACGAACCGACTGAAAGCTGCCTTTGtaaaagcactgcagcaggagcaggagatcGAGCAGCGGATACTGCAGCAGACCTCAGCTCCTGTACAGACCAAGTCAGACCCTATAGTGCAGCACCACTCACTCAAGCAG ACTTCTAGCCAGATGTCTCGAGGTCCTGGAGCTCCCCGGGGAGTGTTGCATGCATTTAGCCAGTCACCCAAGTTGCAGAATGCATCGTCTGCAGCAGCACTTGGGAGTAGGCCAGGTAAGCATGCTGAGAGACCTGTCAGCAAGGGCAGCGCTGCCGCCTGGAAGAAGACTCCCATCAATACAG GTGGGGCTTTACCTTTCGTTAACCCTAGTTTAGCTGTGCACAAGTCCTCCTCAGCAGTAGACCGCCAGCGTGAATATCTCCTGGATATGATTCCCCCACGGTCCATCCCACAGTCCGCCACGTGGAAATAA